The sequence AGCATTTTCACATGGCAACTTGCGGTTAGGCCCGCGTGGTATTTCGCTGCGATATTGCGCGTCCCACTTTCACTCTGGACGAAACGATCACTGAGATCAGGCAGCCGCCAGCGACGCGACATGCCCAATTTTTAGTCGAATACGCAAGGCAACGGCGTTACCCGATGACAACCTTGCACCGCTGTTAAATTGCCCAGCCACCGCCATAAAATACTGCCAGAACGATCGCGATGGCGACTGTGCCGAATGTTAGCTTGCGGTACTCGCCTGAAACAATGCGGCCGATTACCAAGGTACAGAAGCCGAGCATAATGCCCGTTACGATATTGCATGTCAGGACAATGAATACGGCACAAACTAGTCCAGCCATCGCATCGACCGTATCCTCCATATGCATCTTGCTGACACTGCCAAGCATCAATAATCCGACGTACATCAATGCGGGCGCAGTGGCGTAGGAAGGCACCAGGCCAGCCAATGGCGAGAAGAAGATAACCCCGAGAAACAGCAAGCCCACCACCACTGCAGTAAGACCGGTTCTAGCGCCAGCGGCTGTGCCGACGGTGGATTCAATATACGCAGCAGCAGGTGCACCACCGACAAAGCCAGCAAATATTGAACTGAGTGAGTCTGCTGTCAGTGCACGACCACCGTTGAGAATGTAGCCGTTTTCACTGACTTGTCCAGCCTGTCCGGCCACCGCACGAATGGTACCCGTGGCATCGAACACTGCAGTCATGACCAACGCCAGCACGCTCGGCAATACTGTCATGCTCAGCGCGCCTTTGATATCCATCGCGCCGATCAATGAGGCGTGACCCGGAGAGCTAAGCGCTGGCCATGCAAACACACCCGTAAATTTAACGGCTGGATCAAATATTAATCCGATGATTGATATGCCAATGACGACTAGTAAAATACCGCCTGGCACACGCCGACGTTCAAGACCGAAGATAGCCGCCAGTCCAACGATGCTCATCACGACTGGAAAAGAGGTGATGTGGCCAAGTGCCACTGGCAATCCAGGACCGGCATTTTTAACTACTAAACCTACGTCGTTTGACGCAATCAATAGCAAGAACAAACCGATACCGACACCCGTTCCGTGGGCGACACCGGCAGGCAAATTTTGCAGAATCCATGAACGCACGCCGGTCACTGAAATAGCCGTAAAGACCAAACCAGTCAGAAAGACTGCACCAAGAGCGACAGCTGGCGTTATGCCTTTGCCGAGCACCAAGCCAAACGCAGTGAATGCCGTCAACGAAATCGCACAACCAACCGCGATAGGCAAACGCGCCCAGAAACCCATTATTAGAGAACCAAAGGCGGTAGTCAGACATACGGCGACAAATACGGCGCTAACATCAAACCCGGCCTTGCCCAGCATATCCGGCACAACGAACACCGAGTAGACCATTGCCAAAAAGGTGGTGACCCCGGCAATAATTTCACGACGCTGCGTACTGCCGCGTGCAGTGATTTGAAAGTATTTGTCTATCCTGCCGGTTCCTGTTTCGGGTACAACCCCGATAGCTGGGTCAATGCCAGCGGCATCAAGACCGGAAGCTTTAAAACTACCTGTCGGCGGGGACTGAAGTTGTGGTTCCATCATGATCAAGCTACTCCTTTATTATCCTCTGAGGCAATATGCGTGCAATCGTCTTCAGGGTGTCTCGTGTTATGTTTTTGAACGCACCCGAATCGAGAAGCAATACCTCGGTCCTAGCCCGCTCTTAGTATGGAATGTGTGAATATTTCCCACAAATACAGCTTATGGTATGTAAAGTATCGGACCCATCATGATAGGTAAATAACCGCCATTTGCTTTTGGATATGCGGGAACGTTATAACGAGCAATAAATTATGCCCACGCCAGAACCAAAGCAGATCATTTATCAATGATAAATATTGGTTTTTAGCGCTAGAGCAAGGGAGAAAAAATTGGTAGAGAAAGCAAAATGACCCAATTAGCACTTCATTAATGCGTTATTTTTTCAACAAACGTCGATCACTTTTCTCGCTAATTAAGAGCTGCTGCCGGCTCCCGTGGCCGAATGCAACGGCGCTAACAAAAATTGCAGATCTTCCGTATTAAATTTCTGTGCCAATGCGCCGTCGCTGCCCAGCACTCCTTCGGCCAGCGCTGCTTTGCGAACTTGTAAATCTAAAATTCTTTCTTCGATACTGCCTTCGATCACCAGTTTGTAGACGAATACCACGTGCTCTTGCCCAATACGATGCGCGCGGGCCGTAGCCTGCTCTTCAACAGCCGGATTCCACCATGGGTCCATGTGAATAACGGTGTCTGCGGCGGTCAAGTTCAAACCGACGCCGCCAGCCTTTAGACTAATCAACAAAATCGGTACGGTTTTACTTTGAAATTGCGCGACTAATGCACCACGCTTTGCTGGCGGCGTCTTGCCGGTCAGGGCAAGCCAAGGGATTCCCAATAGCTTGAGCTCAGCTTCGAGCATGCCGAGTAATTCAGTAAATTGAGAAAATACCAGAATGCGACGACCTTCGGCGACCAGCGACGGCAGCATGTCGCGCAGCATTTCTAACTTGGCGCGTTCCATTGTTTTGGCGTGTTGTATTCCCTTTAGTAAATATGGATCACAACATACTTGTCGTAGTTTGAGTAATGCGTCGAGGATGGTGATTTGTCCTCCAGAAAATCCCTTGCGCTTTAATATACGCCGCACATGCTCGTCAGCGGCCACACGCACACTTTCATAAAGCGCGCGCTGCTGGCCTTGTAATTGCAAACGTTTGATCACTTCGATCTTGGCGGGTAACTCAGTGGCGACTTCATCCTTGCGTCGTCGCAGGATAAAAGGCCGTATCCGTTGCGCCAATAACTGTGCCCGCAACGTTTCACCGCTTACTTCAATTGGCTTGCGCCATAAGCGCATAAAACTGCGCGCATCTCCTAAAAAACCGGGCATCAAAAAATCGAATTGCGTCCATAACTCACCGAGATGGTTTTCCAACGGTGTGCCTGTAATGCAGAGACGATGACGCGCCTTTATACGGCGCACGGCGTTCGCACTGCGGGCTGCGGCATTCTTAACGGTCTGTGCTTCATCCAAGATCAGCATGTAAAAATCTTGCGCTTCGAGGATGGTTCGGTCACGCCACAGCAAAGGATATGTCGTCAGGACGACATCATGATCTGCTATGCGAAAAAAATCCTGCTTTCTGTTTGGCCCTTGCAACGTCAGAACACGCAGACTTGGTGCCATGCGTTTTGCTTCAGATTGCCAATTAAAGACGAGCGAGGTGGGCAGGACAATCAATACTGGACGATCCAGTCGACCAGATTGCTGTTCTATCAGTAGATGAGCAAGCGCCTGAGCGGTCTTCCCCAAGCCCATGTCATCCGCCAGGATGCCAGCCAAATTTTGCGCGCGCAGATATTGCAACCACGCCACACCATGTAACTGATACGGCCGCAAAGTGACACCCAAGCCGGATGGTGCCTCAATCGGTTGTGGGCCAGACGATTGTTGCAATCGTTGCGCCAACTCGCGTAATCCGACGTCTCCACGTAATTGCCAGGCGCCGTGCTTGCCTGCGCGTTGCGCCTGCGTATTCATCAGATGTAGACGCATCGCTTCGAGACGATAAGCATCCCAGGATGACAGTTGTAGCGGACCATCCTTACGATCCGGATCGGTCAGCAAGTCCAGCATGCTTCCTACAATTACCTTAAGCGGCGCGGCCTCCGCCGCAATCCGCTTTCCGTTTGGCGTACGTAGCAGGATCACTGCATCGTCATCAATCAACGCCAGTCTTCTGGCGTCAAGCCAGCGTGCATCACGTTGCAATAAATTCGCTAGTAACGGTGTCAGGTCCAGTATTTCTCCGTCAATCTCTATACCTAGCGTCAACATCCACGATTCACCGGAAGGTTGACTTAATGCTGTTAAAGCCTGAGGCCGGTTCCGCATGCGCGAAATCACTTCCTTATTGCGTATTTCGCCGGTTTCCGTGCTGACAGTGAGATGCCACGCATCCACCGCCACGCTTTCGTGCGCAAAGCCTGGATGCACTACCACCGACCAACCTTCCGCTTGCAACATCGGCAACTGGTCGGCCCAGAAATCACCAAAAAAACCTTCTTGTACAAGCGTCCAAAGTGAGGCGAACTCTTGCCCGTCGCTAGCCGTGCGCCACTGCAAATTTTCGCTGGGGAGCGGGTGCAAACCGACATCCCACACGCGATCCAATGCGTCAGCTTCTGCATCAAAATTGCGTGTCAACACGCGTTGCCCTAATGCATCCTCGGCGTATTGCGATGATGAAGGGCGTCGATTTAATAGCGCGATTGGCGCAGGGGTTTCCCAATACAAGCCCTCATCATTGGTATAAGTCCACATGATACGCACGACCGTCACTAGCCCGCCACGGGGGCCAAATGGACCAGATGGTTTCATCCCTAAAAGACCGTCACCACGGCTTAAAGTTTGCAGCGTCA is a genomic window of Glaciimonas sp. CA11.2 containing:
- a CDS encoding NCS2 family permease: MMEPQLQSPPTGSFKASGLDAAGIDPAIGVVPETGTGRIDKYFQITARGSTQRREIIAGVTTFLAMVYSVFVVPDMLGKAGFDVSAVFVAVCLTTAFGSLIMGFWARLPIAVGCAISLTAFTAFGLVLGKGITPAVALGAVFLTGLVFTAISVTGVRSWILQNLPAGVAHGTGVGIGLFLLLIASNDVGLVVKNAGPGLPVALGHITSFPVVMSIVGLAAIFGLERRRVPGGILLVVIGISIIGLIFDPAVKFTGVFAWPALSSPGHASLIGAMDIKGALSMTVLPSVLALVMTAVFDATGTIRAVAGQAGQVSENGYILNGGRALTADSLSSIFAGFVGGAPAAAYIESTVGTAAGARTGLTAVVVGLLFLGVIFFSPLAGLVPSYATAPALMYVGLLMLGSVSKMHMEDTVDAMAGLVCAVFIVLTCNIVTGIMLGFCTLVIGRIVSGEYRKLTFGTVAIAIVLAVFYGGGWAI
- a CDS encoding DEAD/DEAH box helicase, with product MLPNNAPVSMGHFRPRLTLQTLSRGDGLLGMKPSGPFGPRGGLVTVVRIMWTYTNDEGLYWETPAPIALLNRRPSSSQYAEDALGQRVLTRNFDAEADALDRVWDVGLHPLPSENLQWRTASDGQEFASLWTLVQEGFFGDFWADQLPMLQAEGWSVVVHPGFAHESVAVDAWHLTVSTETGEIRNKEVISRMRNRPQALTALSQPSGESWMLTLGIEIDGEILDLTPLLANLLQRDARWLDARRLALIDDDAVILLRTPNGKRIAAEAAPLKVIVGSMLDLLTDPDRKDGPLQLSSWDAYRLEAMRLHLMNTQAQRAGKHGAWQLRGDVGLRELAQRLQQSSGPQPIEAPSGLGVTLRPYQLHGVAWLQYLRAQNLAGILADDMGLGKTAQALAHLLIEQQSGRLDRPVLIVLPTSLVFNWQSEAKRMAPSLRVLTLQGPNRKQDFFRIADHDVVLTTYPLLWRDRTILEAQDFYMLILDEAQTVKNAAARSANAVRRIKARHRLCITGTPLENHLGELWTQFDFLMPGFLGDARSFMRLWRKPIEVSGETLRAQLLAQRIRPFILRRRKDEVATELPAKIEVIKRLQLQGQQRALYESVRVAADEHVRRILKRKGFSGGQITILDALLKLRQVCCDPYLLKGIQHAKTMERAKLEMLRDMLPSLVAEGRRILVFSQFTELLGMLEAELKLLGIPWLALTGKTPPAKRGALVAQFQSKTVPILLISLKAGGVGLNLTAADTVIHMDPWWNPAVEEQATARAHRIGQEHVVFVYKLVIEGSIEERILDLQVRKAALAEGVLGSDGALAQKFNTEDLQFLLAPLHSATGAGSSS